The Akkermansia muciniphila genome includes the window CCTGCACCACGGGAGGCTGCCCCTTCCAGTTCCCGGAGGCTTTCGCCTCCACCCGGTCCAGGCGGAATTCAAACTCCATGTCCAGCCGCCACCATGGCTCCCTGTCTTCTGCGGACGGCACCCATGCGGAAACGCCGTCGCCATCGGACGCCTTCATCGCGTCCTGAAGATTGGAGGAAGCGGAACAAGGCCTCAAAGCCGTCAGGTTCGCCTTCTCTCCGGCTCCGGTTCCGGACTGCCCGTACCGCGCCACCTGGGTATCCCTCTCCTGCGCGGAAAAACGCCTGTAGGGCCTCTCCTTCGTTTCCGCGCTCCTGCCCGCCACGTACGCCGGGGCGTTCCGGGAAACAATCTGGATGCTGTCCCCCTTCAATCCCGGGGAAGATGCCTTGATGACCGTTTTCCCGGCGTAATAAGACCGGAACTCAATAGCCGCGCAGCCGTCAATGAGGTCAATGTCCGTCCCGGGCGTGAACGTGATGCTCTTGCCGGTGGGGAACTCTCCGGGGCCTGATTCCACCGTGAGCGTTACCGGAACGGCATTGGCTATCTGCCTGCCGGAGGCATCCGCCACCTTCACGGTCACGTGCACATCGTCCGTGCCGTCAGCCGGGCTGATGGCCTTCTTGTCCGCGGTCAGCTTCACCTGCGCAGGCGTTCCCTCCACGGGCCATTCCGGCGGGGGAATGTTTTTAAACTCATTCCTGTACCAGTACCAGGCCCTCTTGGGAATGCGGAAGTAATCCACAATGCCCATGCGTCCGCCGGAGGGCCAGATGCTGCCGTGGTCAAAACCGCACCAGACCGCCTCCCCCGCGCGCCAGGCATAGCGCGCCCCCGCCTGCTTGTCCCCGGCCATGTCCCCCCAGCCCGGCGCATAAGCCCCCGGCCTCCTGCAGCTCACGGAACCGTATTCCGTCACCATGCTGGGCCTGCCGGGCGTCTTCACATAGGAGCCGTCCCCGTTGAAGGCGGCCATGTCCCCCAGCTTGTCGAAATCGCCGCGCTGGCCTCCCCCGGCGCACACGGGGCGCGTCGGGTCCAGCTCCTTCACCAGGGCAATCAGCTTGCCGCACAGGGCCCTGGCCTCCGGCGCATGCCGGGTGAAAAACGGTTCGTTGCTGATGCTCCAGATGACGATGGAAGGGTGGTTGCGGAATTGCAGCACCATCTCCCTCACCTGGCGCATGCAGCTCTCCTCAAACGCGGCGCGGTCCTTCTCGTCCGTGGGATAGGCGTCGCAATTCCAGTACCTGTCGTGCTCCTTGAAGCCGCCCATGCCCCAGAAAATGCCTTCATTCAGCATGCACATCCCCTCCCGGTCGCAGGCGTCCAGAAAAGCCGGGGAATGGGGGTAATGGGAGCCGCGGATGAAATTGAACCCGGCGTCCTTCATCAGCAGCACGTCCCGGCGCGCTCCGGCGTCCGTCACGGCATCCCCCCATCCCGCGTGGTCCTGATGAACGTTGGCTCCTTGCAGGTAAACGGGCTTCCCGTTAATCAGCATGCCCCGGTCCGCCGTCAGCTCCAGGGTGCGGAAGCCCAGGGGATTCTCCGCCCGGTCCAGCACTTTTCCCCCTTCGCCCACCAGCTCCGTCGTCACGCGGTACATGTTGGGAACGGCCGGACTCCACAGCCTGGGAGCGGCCAGCGGAGGCAGGTCCGTCTGAACGCACGCTTCCTTTCCCGCGCCCAGCTCCACGGGCTCTTCCCCGCGGAGAACCACGCGGCCGCCCTTGTCCTCCCTCACGGTATGGCGCACCGTCACCCTCTTTATCCTCTCGCTATCATTCTTCACTGCCGCCAGAATGCGGACCTTCCCGCGGGAAGGAGTCACTTCCGGCGTCTGCACCCAGATGCCGTGCGCGGGAAGATGCACGGGAGAACACACGTGCAGATGCACGTTCCGGTACAGGCCGCCGGAAAAGGTATGCTCTCCCGCCCGCGGGGCGATGCTGGGGTTCCAGCGGTTGTCCACACGCACCTCCACCCAATTCTCCCCGCGTTTCAGGAAAGGCGTCAAATCCGTCCGGAACGCCGTATACCCCCCTTCATGCCATCCTGCGGCCTTTCCGTTCACCGTCACCTCCGCCACCTGGAAGGCTGCGCCGCAATCCAGAAAAACCTTCTGCCCCAGCCATTCCTCCGGCATCACAAGCTTCTTGCGGTAGGAGCCGCGCCCCGTGTAAAAGGAATCGGACATGAAATAGGGCAGGCTGAACGTATGTGGCAAATGCGCCGTCTGCCAGCCGCTTTTACCGGGCTCGTCTTCCAGCCGGAACTCCCAGCCGCGGTTCCAGGCCATCCTCCTGCAGGGAGACGAAGCTTTCTCCGCGGCGGAAACGGGCGTTTCCGCTCCGGCCATGGAAAAACACAGGGCGGCGGCGCCCAGCATACAGGCAATCATCTTGCGCATGCGTATGCTACCATTCCACGGTGCTCTTTCTTTCAACCAAAAAACATTTCCGCTCCCTGGAGCTCCCGCAGCAACAAGCCGCGCACCCCTTCCGGGCTGCACGGCTGGAAAAAAGCCTTCATTCGGAAAGCAGCGCAAAACGCCTGCCGATCCGTTACTGGGTAATAATATTCAGTTCAGCAACGGTGGCGCTTTGCTCGCCGCCCTTCACCGGGGAGCGGGCGTCCAGCTTGAAATAGCGGGCCTCCACAGGCTTGCCGAAGTCGATGCGCTGAACAGCCGGATCCTTCCGGATGTAATGGTAGGTGAACTGGCCTTTTTTCACTTCCTTCCAGTTCTGCCCGTCATCGGAAACGGAAAACGTGTACTGGCTGATGAGGCCCTTGTCCTTGTCCATTCTGGGCGTGTAGATGAATCCGGTGAACTTCATTCTGGTTCCCATGTCCACGGCAATGGAGTGGGGGAAGCCCGGCAGGCCGTTCGTATAGGACGTATGCCAGTAGGTATCCGGGTTCCCGTCAATGGCAAAGTGGGCGAAGCCGGTATCCGGCTCTTCCGAGGAAGCGCTCAGGATCTTCCATTCGCCCTGCCCCTTGATAAGGGGGAATTTCCGCTCGCCGGGAGACGTGGGAGGCACTTTGCCGGATTTCCCGGCGGCAGCCCAGGCCCTTACTTCCCCTTCGGGAAGCTTGAAGGGTTTCCGGTACGTTTTTTCCGGCCCCTTGTTGACGGAATACTTCATCTCCGTTCCGGGCGTGGAGGAAACCAGGCTGACCATGCCGTCCCCGTCCCGTTCAATCACGGGGGAATGGGGCACGCCCAGTCCCGCGCGCGCCAGGTTCAGCAGGGCGGACGTGGGGGCCAGCACAAAGCCCAGGGGGGTGGCTTCGCTCAGCGTCTGGTACTTCGCCAGGGGGCGCGGCCCGCAGGAGGAACCGCCCAGCCCCATCTGGAAGGCGTCCAGATTCACGATCACCTTGTCCTTCTCCGGCAGCCTGTCCAGGCTTTTGGCGTTGTTGAGCTCCTTCGGCGTATAACGCAGGATGGACACTTCCAGCGGGGCCCTGGGAGAAGCGGAGCCTACCCACAGCGCCGGAGCCGCCTTGGGTCTGGACAGGGCCACCCAGTCCGTCTCCATGCGGTTGCCCATGTCCTGGGGGCGGGAATAGGCGAAAAACATGTCGTCCACGGAAGTGCGGAACACGTCCTTCCAGCAGCACGTGCGGCGGTCCCGGTAATTGTCCCACGGCCCCAGCCCCAGGTATTCCACCTGGTCATAGGCGGCAGGCATCCCGAAGGTGACGCCCAGCCGCAGGAGCTCTTCCCCCTTGGCGGAGGGATACATTCTGACGGAGGCATTGATGACGCCGTTGCCGAACACCGTCCAGGCAACCTCCCCGGAGAAGGAAAGGTCGGAGCCTTTCGTCCGGAATTGCGCGGTAATGCGGGCCACGCCGGGGGAAATGACGGCGGCCTTCACATCGGAATACTCCGCCTTCATGTTCTGCATCTTCATCTTCCCCTCTACCTTGCTTCTGATCCAGGAGTCATTGTCCACCGGGGAACGGTACGCCTGGAGCGCCACCGGATAGCCGGGCAGAATCAGGTCCTGGCTGCCGTACCGGAGGGCGGAAAGCATGCCGTCCTTGAAGGAGGCGGAAAAGCCCTTCCCCTGCACCACCACGGGATCGCCCTGGCGCACGGAGACAGTGGGCAGCGCCGCCGGAGCCTTCACGGAAGCCTCCTTCTCCACGGCCGCCGGGAACCACTCGTAAGCTTCGCACTCGTCCGCCACATGCTCCAGTTGTTTGGCGGAAAGCTCCTTCACGTCTTCCGGGAGCTTGAACCGGGCATCCGCCAGAACCATCAGGGAGCCCGTCTGCATGGCGGCGGAAGGCAGTTTCACCGTCACGGACTTGCCGGGAGCCGCCTCCGGCAGAGCCATGCGCTCCACGGCATGCTTGCCGCCGGGCGCGAGGGACACCAGGTAAAGCGTATAGCCCTTCAACGGCTTGTGGAAATACTTGTTGCGAACGGTCAGGGAACCGTCCTTGCGGTCAAAGGCCATGTACTGGTACACCTTCTTCACCTCCTTCGTCTTGGCCGTGGTGTTCCGGTTGCCCAGAATGATGCCGTTGTCGCAGAAATTGGCCTGGTTGGGCCTGTCCCCGAACATGCCGCCGTAAGCCTGCGTCACGCCCTTGAAGGGAGCGGGCTTGTAAATGCCGTTCCCGGCAGGATTGGCGCGGAGGGACTGGTCCACAAAATCCCAGATGGCCCCGCCCACCATGCGCGGGGAGGACTCAAAGGCTTCCATGTACTCCTTGAAATTGCCCAGGGCATTCCCCATGGAATGGGCGTATTCGCACACGAAGAAGGGACGGGAAGTCTTCTGCTTCCCCCAGTTTTCCACCCGGTCCACGGGCGGATACATGGCGGAATCCATGTCCACGGCCTTGTGGCCGTGCGGGAATTCGCAGTAATGGAGGGGGCGCGTATCGTCATAGGCCCTGATGGCTTCCGAGGCCGCTTCAAAATTCGGCCCGTTGCCGGACTCGTTGCCCAGGGACCAGAACACAATGGAGGGATGGTTCTTGGAACGGTGCACCATGCTCATGTTGCGTTCCACATGCGCCTTCTTCCAGGAAGGCTTCCGGGAAATGTCCATGCCGCTGTTGCGGATGCCGTGGGCCTCGCAGTTGGCTTCATCCATCACGTACAGGCCGTAGCGGTCGCACAGTTCGTAGAAATAGGGATGGTTGGGATAGTGGGAGCAGCGGACGGTGTTGATGTTGTGCGCCTTGATGATCTGCACGTCCTTTTCCATCACCTCCCGCGGAATGGCGCGCCCGTAGTCCGGATGCGCTTCATGGCGGTTGACGCCTTTGAACTTGACGGCCTTTCCGTTGACCAGCACCGCGCCGTTATCGGCGATTTCCACGGAACGGAAGCCGATATTGACGGACCGGGGGTCCTTCCCGTTCAGGGAATAGGTCACCTTGTACAGGTTGGGCGTTTCCGCCGTCCACGGCTTCACGCCGGGAAACTTCCTGTCCAGAGCCACCTGAACCTCGCCTCCGGCGGGAATGGCGGGAATTTCCAGCGTGCCGGAATCCAGCCTGCCCCTGTTGTCCGTCTGCACGCGGCCGGAGCCGCTCGCGCCCTCCCAATTTAAATTGGTGGAAATCCCTTCAATGGAATAATCCAGCTTCATTCCGGCGGGAATATCCTTCTTGCCGGAATTGCGGATGGTGAACGTTCCGTCCAGCACCCCGGTCGTGTAATCCTTCCTGTCCAGCCCCGCCTTCAGGAACAGGTCGCGCACGTGCACCTGCGGCTGGGCGAACAGGGTCACGTCCCGGAAAATGCCGGAAAGGCGCAGGAAATCCTGGTCCTCCAGATAGGAGCCGTCGCTCCAGCGGTACACTTCCACGGCAATCGTGTTCCTGCCCGGCTTCACGTAGGGAGTAAGGTCGAACTCGCCGCCCGTGTAGGAATCCTCGGAATAGCCGACTTTGCGGCCGTTCACCCATACGTAAAAGGCGGACTCCACCCCGTCAAACCGGATCATCACCTGCTCCCCTTTCCAGGAGGCGGGGAGATTGAAATCCCGTCGGTAGGAGCCCACGGAATTGCGCTCCTTGTATGCCGGCCAGTTCCTGGGCGGTTCCCCCATCACCTTGGGGGGATTCGGCTTGAAGGGATACGGAACGTTCGTGTAAATGGCCGTACCATAGCCGTAAAGCTGCCAGTTGGAAGGCACCTTGACCGTATCCCATCCGGAAACGGAATAGGAAGGCTTGAAGAAATCGGCAGGCCTCCCGTCCGGCGTCATGGAAAACTTGAACTTCCAGTCACCGTTCAGGCTCAGCGTCTTGTCTCCCGCCGGGAGAACGGAGGCGCGGGGAGCCTCCTTGTTGATTCCCGTCACTTCTTCATTCTCCCAGTCCGGGGCTTCCCCCAGCAGGGGCAGCGCCGGAGCCAGGCACATCATGGAAAACAAAAATGCTCGTACCGTCTTCATCTCGGGTCAGGTGCTGGATTGCTTACTTGTACTTGTTGATGGACGGATCCTGATAGCGCTCGGAATCCTTCTTTCCATCCCCGCCTGAAGGCTTCAAGGTCCATTTGCAGGAATCCGTGTACGTTTTCCCGCCCATGGAGGCCGTGGCCGTGATGGTGTTGACGCCGGGCTTGAGAGTCACTTCAGGCCAGACGGCGCGCTTCAATTCATCCGGCTTGACGCTTCCCACGGCCTTCCCGTTGACGGCCAGCTTCACCGCGGGGGCATTGCTGTAAACCTTCACGGGCACCTTCTTCTCCGTGCGTTCCGCAAACCTGCGGGACGTGATGTACACGGTCGGCTGGGGGCTCCAGTTGGCCTTGTAGAAGAAATAGGCGTCCTTGGGCGTCTTGCGGTCATAGGTCACCAGCCCCTTGTCATTGATGCCGGGGCTTTCCCCCTCAAAGCGGGAGGCGGAACCGAAGTCAAACATGTTCCAGACGAAGGAGCCCCACACCTCCGGCCTCTCCCTGATGCACTTGTAATTGATCTCATGCGCCTGGGACTGCCATTCCTCCGGATGCCAGAACCCGGTGGGGGACGGCCTCTTGGCCGGATTCTCATGCATGCCCGTGCTGGCGCCATGGCCGTATTCGCTGACGGCGATGCCCATTTTGCCGCCGTAATCGCGGATGTAGCCGTTCAGGTTCCCCTTCATGGTTTCCGGGCCGCCCCCGTACCAGCCGGGATACGTATTGAACGCGATGTGGTCCGGAATATTGTTCAGCTTCTTGCGGCCCGGCTGGTTGCTGGCCCCCACCGTCATGCGGGAGGGGTCCGCCTCCTTCACGAACTTGTTCAATTCCGTCAATTCGGCATCCATGTCTACTTTGTTGGAAGCCTCCGGCTGGTGGCCGATTTCATTGAAAATGCCCCACATGCAGATGGAGGGGTGGTTCCAGTGCTGGTAAATCATTTCCCGGGCCTGGAGGCGGTTGTTCTCCCGGAATTCCGGCGTATCCCGCACCAGGTTGACGTTGGGCACTTCAGACCAGACGACCAGTCCAGTCTTGTCGCACAGGTCGTAAACGTTGGAAGAAGCGGGATAGTGGCCCGTTCTCAGGCCGTCCGCTCCCATGTCCGCAATCAGCCGGATGTCCCGCGCCTCATCCTCCGGAGAAAGCGCCCAGCCCTTTCCCTTCATGTCCTGGTGGCGGCTGACGCCCTTGACCTGCATGGGCTTCCCGTTCAGGACAAAGCCCTTCCCGGGATCGACAGAAACGGTCCGGAGGCCCAGAGGCTGCACTATTTCGTCCGTCTGGCCGTCCGCCGTCCTGATGGAAGTCTTCACCTGGTAGAGGTAGGGATTCCTGACTCCGTTCCAGAGCACGGGCTTGCCGATCGCCAGCGTTACGGGAACCTCCAGGTTCTTCTTTTCCCCGGCGGCGGCCTTCACCGTCTTTCCGGCCACCTTCCTGCCCTTCATGTCCAGGATTTCCACGGCTACATCCACGTCCCCCGCCTTCCCGTC containing:
- a CDS encoding glycoside hydrolase family 2 protein yields the protein MRKMIACMLGAAALCFSMAGAETPVSAAEKASSPCRRMAWNRGWEFRLEDEPGKSGWQTAHLPHTFSLPYFMSDSFYTGRGSYRKKLVMPEEWLGQKVFLDCGAAFQVAEVTVNGKAAGWHEGGYTAFRTDLTPFLKRGENWVEVRVDNRWNPSIAPRAGEHTFSGGLYRNVHLHVCSPVHLPAHGIWVQTPEVTPSRGKVRILAAVKNDSERIKRVTVRHTVREDKGGRVVLRGEEPVELGAGKEACVQTDLPPLAAPRLWSPAVPNMYRVTTELVGEGGKVLDRAENPLGFRTLELTADRGMLINGKPVYLQGANVHQDHAGWGDAVTDAGARRDVLLMKDAGFNFIRGSHYPHSPAFLDACDREGMCMLNEGIFWGMGGFKEHDRYWNCDAYPTDEKDRAAFEESCMRQVREMVLQFRNHPSIVIWSISNEPFFTRHAPEARALCGKLIALVKELDPTRPVCAGGGQRGDFDKLGDMAAFNGDGSYVKTPGRPSMVTEYGSVSCRRPGAYAPGWGDMAGDKQAGARYAWRAGEAVWCGFDHGSIWPSGGRMGIVDYFRIPKRAWYWYRNEFKNIPPPEWPVEGTPAQVKLTADKKAISPADGTDDVHVTVKVADASGRQIANAVPVTLTVESGPGEFPTGKSITFTPGTDIDLIDGCAAIEFRSYYAGKTVIKASSPGLKGDSIQIVSRNAPAYVAGRSAETKERPYRRFSAQERDTQVARYGQSGTGAGEKANLTALRPCSASSNLQDAMKASDGDGVSAWVPSAEDREPWWRLDMEFEFRLDRVEAKASGNWKGQPPVVQVSKDGKTWKDVKTVLLKDGAGLTAACSGEAKARYVRIRLSPGQGIAEVAVWPADAS
- a CDS encoding glycoside hydrolase family 2 protein; this translates as MNIRILSFNVSCAGLCCALGSILAADAREVHSLNGSWDYSFNGGSSGKVTVPHTWNAEDAANGVKGKRGDAKSVNSDAYRRGPAVYSRTLPVAPRPGKRYFIRGGGASIVSEVSVNGKPAGRHEGAFTAFCYEITPLLKQGTNTVSVLVDNTQREHIAPQRGDFSMFGGLYRPIELIETDGVCIDPLFYASPGVFITTKSLDKSKAEVEVKTLLNSDGKAGDVDVAVEILDMKGRKVAGKTVKAAAGEKKNLEVPVTLAIGKPVLWNGVRNPYLYQVKTSIRTADGQTDEIVQPLGLRTVSVDPGKGFVLNGKPMQVKGVSRHQDMKGKGWALSPEDEARDIRLIADMGADGLRTGHYPASSNVYDLCDKTGLVVWSEVPNVNLVRDTPEFRENNRLQAREMIYQHWNHPSICMWGIFNEIGHQPEASNKVDMDAELTELNKFVKEADPSRMTVGASNQPGRKKLNNIPDHIAFNTYPGWYGGGPETMKGNLNGYIRDYGGKMGIAVSEYGHGASTGMHENPAKRPSPTGFWHPEEWQSQAHEINYKCIRERPEVWGSFVWNMFDFGSASRFEGESPGINDKGLVTYDRKTPKDAYFFYKANWSPQPTVYITSRRFAERTEKKVPVKVYSNAPAVKLAVNGKAVGSVKPDELKRAVWPEVTLKPGVNTITATASMGGKTYTDSCKWTLKPSGGDGKKDSERYQDPSINKYK
- a CDS encoding glycoside hydrolase family 2 TIM barrel-domain containing protein gives rise to the protein MKTVRAFLFSMMCLAPALPLLGEAPDWENEEVTGINKEAPRASVLPAGDKTLSLNGDWKFKFSMTPDGRPADFFKPSYSVSGWDTVKVPSNWQLYGYGTAIYTNVPYPFKPNPPKVMGEPPRNWPAYKERNSVGSYRRDFNLPASWKGEQVMIRFDGVESAFYVWVNGRKVGYSEDSYTGGEFDLTPYVKPGRNTIAVEVYRWSDGSYLEDQDFLRLSGIFRDVTLFAQPQVHVRDLFLKAGLDRKDYTTGVLDGTFTIRNSGKKDIPAGMKLDYSIEGISTNLNWEGASGSGRVQTDNRGRLDSGTLEIPAIPAGGEVQVALDRKFPGVKPWTAETPNLYKVTYSLNGKDPRSVNIGFRSVEIADNGAVLVNGKAVKFKGVNRHEAHPDYGRAIPREVMEKDVQIIKAHNINTVRCSHYPNHPYFYELCDRYGLYVMDEANCEAHGIRNSGMDISRKPSWKKAHVERNMSMVHRSKNHPSIVFWSLGNESGNGPNFEAASEAIRAYDDTRPLHYCEFPHGHKAVDMDSAMYPPVDRVENWGKQKTSRPFFVCEYAHSMGNALGNFKEYMEAFESSPRMVGGAIWDFVDQSLRANPAGNGIYKPAPFKGVTQAYGGMFGDRPNQANFCDNGIILGNRNTTAKTKEVKKVYQYMAFDRKDGSLTVRNKYFHKPLKGYTLYLVSLAPGGKHAVERMALPEAAPGKSVTVKLPSAAMQTGSLMVLADARFKLPEDVKELSAKQLEHVADECEAYEWFPAAVEKEASVKAPAALPTVSVRQGDPVVVQGKGFSASFKDGMLSALRYGSQDLILPGYPVALQAYRSPVDNDSWIRSKVEGKMKMQNMKAEYSDVKAAVISPGVARITAQFRTKGSDLSFSGEVAWTVFGNGVINASVRMYPSAKGEELLRLGVTFGMPAAYDQVEYLGLGPWDNYRDRRTCCWKDVFRTSVDDMFFAYSRPQDMGNRMETDWVALSRPKAAPALWVGSASPRAPLEVSILRYTPKELNNAKSLDRLPEKDKVIVNLDAFQMGLGGSSCGPRPLAKYQTLSEATPLGFVLAPTSALLNLARAGLGVPHSPVIERDGDGMVSLVSSTPGTEMKYSVNKGPEKTYRKPFKLPEGEVRAWAAAGKSGKVPPTSPGERKFPLIKGQGEWKILSASSEEPDTGFAHFAIDGNPDTYWHTSYTNGLPGFPHSIAVDMGTRMKFTGFIYTPRMDKDKGLISQYTFSVSDDGQNWKEVKKGQFTYHYIRKDPAVQRIDFGKPVEARYFKLDARSPVKGGEQSATVAELNIITQ